From the genome of Zalophus californianus isolate mZalCal1 chromosome 6, mZalCal1.pri.v2, whole genome shotgun sequence, one region includes:
- the PRMT5 gene encoding protein arginine N-methyltransferase 5 isoform X3, which produces MPVFHPRFKREFTQEPAKNRPGPQTRSDLLLSGRDWNTLIVGKLSPWIRPDSKVEKIRRNSEAAMLQELNFGAYLGLPAFLLPLNQEDNTNLARVLTNHIHTGHHSSMFWMRVPLVAPEDLRDDIIENAPSTHTEEYSGEEKTWMWWHNFRTLCDYSKRIAVALEIGADLPSNHVIDRWLGEPIKAAILPTSIFLTNKKGFPVLSKMHQRLIFRLLKLEVQFIITGTNHHSEKEFCSYLQYLEYLSQNRPPPNAYELFAKGYEDYLQSPLQPLMDNLESQTYEVFEKDPIKYSQYQQAIYKCLLDRVPDEEKDTNVQVLMVLGAGRGPLVNASLRAAKQADRRIKLYAVEKNPNAVVTLENWQFEEWGSQVTVVSSDMREWVAPEKADIIVSELLGSFADNELSPECLDGAQHFLKDDGVSIPGEYTSFLAPISSSKLYNEVRACREKDRDPEAQFEMPYVVRLHNFHQLSAPQPCFTFSHPNRDPLIDNNRYCTLEFPVEVNTVLHGFAGYFETVLYQDITLSIRPETHSPGMFSWFPILFPIKQPITVREGQTICVRFWRCSNSKKVWYEWAVTAPVCSAIHNPTGRSYTIGL; this is translated from the exons ATGCCTGTCTTCCACCCGCGTTTCAAGAGGGAGTTCACTCAGGAACCTGCTAAGAATCGGCCTGGCCCCCAGACACGATCAGACCTACTGCTGTCAGGAAGGG ACTGGAATACGCTAATTGTGGGAAAGCTTTCTCCATGGATTCGTCCAGACTCAAAAGTGGAGAAGATCCGCAGGAACTCCGAGGCG GCCATGTTACAGGAGCTGAATTTTGGGGCATATTTGGGTCTTCCAGCTTTCCTGCTGCCCCTAAATCAGGAAGATAACACAAACTTGGCCAGGGTTTTGACCAACCACATCCACACTGGCCACCACTCATCCATG TTCTGGATGCGGGTACCCTTGGTGGCTCCAGAGGACCTTAGAGATGATATCATTGAGAATGCACCAAGTACACATACAGAGGAGTATAGTGGAGAGGAGAAGACATGGATGTG GTGGCACAACTTCCGGACCTTGTGTGACTATAGCAAGAGGATTGCGGTGG CTCTTGAAATTGGGGCTGACCTCCCATCTAATCATGTCATTGATCGTTGGCTTGGGGAGCCCATCAAAGCAGCCATTCTCCCCACCAGCATTTTCCTGACCAATAAGAAGGGATTTCCGGTTCTTTCTAAGATGCACCAGAGGCTGATCTTTCGGCTCCTCAAG TTGGAAGTACAGTTCATCATCACAGGCACCAATCACCACTCAGAGAAGGAGTTCTGCTCTTATCTCCAGTACCTGGAATACTTGAGTCAGAACCGCCCTCCACCCAATGCCTACGAACTCTTTGCCAAGGGCTATGAAGACTATCTGCAGTCCCCACTCCAG CCACTGATGGACAATCTGGAATCTCAGACATATGAAGTGTTTGAAAAGGACCCCATCAAATACTCTCAGTATCAGCAG gcCATCTATAAATGTCTGTTAGATCGAGTGCCAGATGAAGAGAAGGATACCAATGTGCA GGTGCTAATGGTTCTGGGAGCAGGCCGGGGTCCCCTGGTAAACGCTTCCCTGCGGGCAGCCAAGCAGGCTGACCGGCGGATAAAGCTGTACGCTGTGGAGAAGAACCCAAATGCCGTGGTGAC GCTAGAGAACTGGCAGTTTGAAGAATGGGGAAGCCAGGTGACAGTAGTCTCATCGGACATGCGGGAATGGGTGGCTCCAGAGAAAGCAGACATCATCGTCAGTGAGCTTCTGGGCTCATTCGCTGACAACGAACTGTCACCTGAGTGCCTGGATGGAGCCCAACACTTCCTAAAAG ATGACGGTGTGAGCATCCCTGGGGAGTACACCTCCTTTCTGGctcccatctcctcctccaaGCTGTACAATGAGGTCCGAGCCTGTCGGGAAAAGGACCGAGACCCTGAG GCCCAGTTTGAGATGCCTTACGTGGTGCGGCTACACAACTTCCACCAGCTCTCTGCGCCCCAGCCCTGTTTCACCTTCAGCCATCCCAATAGAG ATCCTCTGATTGACAACAACCGCTACTGTACCTTGGAGTTTCCCGTGGAGGTGAACACAGTGCTACATGGCTTTGCAGGCTACTTTGAGACTGTGCTTTATCAGGACATCACCCTGA GTATCCGTCCAGAGACTCACTCTCCTGGGATGTTCTCATGGTTTCCCATCCTCTTCCCCATTAAG CAGCCCATTACGGTACGTGAAGGCCAGACCATCTGTGTGCGTTTCTGGCGATGCAGCAATTCCAAGAAGGTGTGGTATGAGTGGGCTGTGACAGCACCAGTCTGTTCTGCTATTCACAACCCCACAGGCCGCTCATACACCATCGGCCTCTAG
- the PRMT5 gene encoding protein arginine N-methyltransferase 5 isoform X1, producing the protein MAAMAVGGAGGSRVSSGRDLNCVPEIADTLGAVAKQGFDFLCMPVFHPRFKREFTQEPAKNRPGPQTRSDLLLSGRDWNTLIVGKLSPWIRPDSKVEKIRRNSEAAMLQELNFGAYLGLPAFLLPLNQEDNTNLARVLTNHIHTGHHSSMFWMRVPLVAPEDLRDDIIENAPSTHTEEYSGEEKTWMWWHNFRTLCDYSKRIAVALEIGADLPSNHVIDRWLGEPIKAAILPTSIFLTNKKGFPVLSKMHQRLIFRLLKLEVQFIITGTNHHSEKEFCSYLQYLEYLSQNRPPPNAYELFAKGYEDYLQSPLQPLMDNLESQTYEVFEKDPIKYSQYQQAIYKCLLDRVPDEEKDTNVQVLMVLGAGRGPLVNASLRAAKQADRRIKLYAVEKNPNAVVTLENWQFEEWGSQVTVVSSDMREWVAPEKADIIVSELLGSFADNELSPECLDGAQHFLKDDGVSIPGEYTSFLAPISSSKLYNEVRACREKDRDPEAQFEMPYVVRLHNFHQLSAPQPCFTFSHPNRDPLIDNNRYCTLEFPVEVNTVLHGFAGYFETVLYQDITLSIRPETHSPGMFSWFPILFPIKQPITVREGQTICVRFWRCSNSKKVWYEWAVTAPVCSAIHNPTGRSYTIGL; encoded by the exons ATGGCGGCGATGGCGGTCGGAGGTGCCGGTGGGAGCCGCGTGTCCAGCGGGAGGGACCTGAACTGCGTCCCCGAAATAGCTGACACTTTGGGGGCTGTGGCCAAGCAGGG GTTTGATTTCCTCTGCATGCCTGTCTTCCACCCGCGTTTCAAGAGGGAGTTCACTCAGGAACCTGCTAAGAATCGGCCTGGCCCCCAGACACGATCAGACCTACTGCTGTCAGGAAGGG ACTGGAATACGCTAATTGTGGGAAAGCTTTCTCCATGGATTCGTCCAGACTCAAAAGTGGAGAAGATCCGCAGGAACTCCGAGGCG GCCATGTTACAGGAGCTGAATTTTGGGGCATATTTGGGTCTTCCAGCTTTCCTGCTGCCCCTAAATCAGGAAGATAACACAAACTTGGCCAGGGTTTTGACCAACCACATCCACACTGGCCACCACTCATCCATG TTCTGGATGCGGGTACCCTTGGTGGCTCCAGAGGACCTTAGAGATGATATCATTGAGAATGCACCAAGTACACATACAGAGGAGTATAGTGGAGAGGAGAAGACATGGATGTG GTGGCACAACTTCCGGACCTTGTGTGACTATAGCAAGAGGATTGCGGTGG CTCTTGAAATTGGGGCTGACCTCCCATCTAATCATGTCATTGATCGTTGGCTTGGGGAGCCCATCAAAGCAGCCATTCTCCCCACCAGCATTTTCCTGACCAATAAGAAGGGATTTCCGGTTCTTTCTAAGATGCACCAGAGGCTGATCTTTCGGCTCCTCAAG TTGGAAGTACAGTTCATCATCACAGGCACCAATCACCACTCAGAGAAGGAGTTCTGCTCTTATCTCCAGTACCTGGAATACTTGAGTCAGAACCGCCCTCCACCCAATGCCTACGAACTCTTTGCCAAGGGCTATGAAGACTATCTGCAGTCCCCACTCCAG CCACTGATGGACAATCTGGAATCTCAGACATATGAAGTGTTTGAAAAGGACCCCATCAAATACTCTCAGTATCAGCAG gcCATCTATAAATGTCTGTTAGATCGAGTGCCAGATGAAGAGAAGGATACCAATGTGCA GGTGCTAATGGTTCTGGGAGCAGGCCGGGGTCCCCTGGTAAACGCTTCCCTGCGGGCAGCCAAGCAGGCTGACCGGCGGATAAAGCTGTACGCTGTGGAGAAGAACCCAAATGCCGTGGTGAC GCTAGAGAACTGGCAGTTTGAAGAATGGGGAAGCCAGGTGACAGTAGTCTCATCGGACATGCGGGAATGGGTGGCTCCAGAGAAAGCAGACATCATCGTCAGTGAGCTTCTGGGCTCATTCGCTGACAACGAACTGTCACCTGAGTGCCTGGATGGAGCCCAACACTTCCTAAAAG ATGACGGTGTGAGCATCCCTGGGGAGTACACCTCCTTTCTGGctcccatctcctcctccaaGCTGTACAATGAGGTCCGAGCCTGTCGGGAAAAGGACCGAGACCCTGAG GCCCAGTTTGAGATGCCTTACGTGGTGCGGCTACACAACTTCCACCAGCTCTCTGCGCCCCAGCCCTGTTTCACCTTCAGCCATCCCAATAGAG ATCCTCTGATTGACAACAACCGCTACTGTACCTTGGAGTTTCCCGTGGAGGTGAACACAGTGCTACATGGCTTTGCAGGCTACTTTGAGACTGTGCTTTATCAGGACATCACCCTGA GTATCCGTCCAGAGACTCACTCTCCTGGGATGTTCTCATGGTTTCCCATCCTCTTCCCCATTAAG CAGCCCATTACGGTACGTGAAGGCCAGACCATCTGTGTGCGTTTCTGGCGATGCAGCAATTCCAAGAAGGTGTGGTATGAGTGGGCTGTGACAGCACCAGTCTGTTCTGCTATTCACAACCCCACAGGCCGCTCATACACCATCGGCCTCTAG
- the RBM23 gene encoding probable RNA-binding protein 23 isoform X2: MASDDFDIVIEAMLEAPYKKEEDEQQRKEVKKDGPSNTSMSSTSTSGSSAGGEASKKKRSRSHSKSRDRKRSRSRERDRHRRRSSRSRSRDRQRRHRSRSRDRRHSSETRSRDRRREDRVRYRSPPLAAGRRYAHSKSPHFREKSPVREPIDNLSPEERDARTVFCMQLAARIRPRDLEDFFSAVGKVRDVRIISDRNSRRSKGIAYVEFCEIQSVPLAIGLTGQRLLGVPIIVQASQAEKNRLAAMANNLQKGNSGPMRLYVGSLHFNITEDMLRGIFEPFGKIDNIVLMKDSDTGRSKGYGFITFSDSECARRALEQLNGFELAGRPMRVGHVTERLDGGTDITFPDGDQELDLGSAGGRLQLVAKLAEGSGIQLPTTAAAAAATAQAAAALQLNGTVPLGALNPAALTALSPALNLASQAIASQCFQLSSLFTPQTM; encoded by the exons ATGGCGTCCGATGACTTTGATATAGTGATTGAAGCCATGCTGGAGGCTCCCTATAAAAAAGAGGAG GatgaacagcaaaggaaagaggttAAAAAAGATGGCCCTAGCAACACCAGCATGAGCAGTACCAGCACCAGTGGGAGCAGCGCCGGTGGGGAGGCAAGCAA GAAGAAGAGGAGTCGGAGCCATAGTAAAAGCAGGGATAGAAAGCGCAG CCGCAGTCGGGAGCGGGACCGGCACAGGCGGAGAAGCAGTCGGAGCCGAAGTCGAGACCGGCAGCGTCGCCACCGCAGCCGGAGCCGGGACCGGCGGCACAGCAGTGAGACACGCAGTCGGGACCGGCGGCGTGAGGACCGCGTGCGCTACAGGAGCCCGCCGCTTGCTGCTGG GCGCAGGTACGCACACAGTAAGAGTCCTCATTTCAGAGAAAAGAGCCCGGTCAG GGAGCCCATTGATAATCTGAGTCCCGAGGAACGTGATGCCCGCACGGTTTTCTGTATGCAGTTAGCTGCCCGCATTCGGCCTCGGGACTTGGAGGACTTTTTCTCTGCTGTCGGCAAG GTTCGTGATGTCCGAATCATCTCCGATCGGAACTCCCGGCGTTCTAAGGGCATCGCCTACGTGGAATTCTGTGAAATCCAGTCTGTGCCACTGGCCATTGGGCTGACTGGGCAACGGCTGCTTGGAGTGCCCATCATTGTCCAGGCTTCACAG GCTGAGAAAAACCGACTGGCAGCCATGGCCAACAACCTGCAGAAGGGCAACAGCGGGCCAATGCGCCTCTATGTGGGCTCCCTGCACTTCAATATCACGGAGGACATGCTCCGGGGCATCTTTGAGCCCTTCGGCAAA ATTGATAATATTGTCCTGATGAAGGACTCAGATACAGGCCGTTCTAAAGGTTATGGTTTCATTACG TTCTCAGACTCCGAGTGTGCCCGGCGGGCCCTGGAACAGCTGAATGGCTTCGAGCTTGCTGGTCGACCTATGCGAGTTGGCCATGTGACCGAGCGACTGGATGGTGGCACAGACATCACTTTTCCGGATGGGGACCAGGAGCTGGATCTGGGATCTGCAGGTGGACGTTTGCAGCTCGTGGCCAAATTGGCAGAAG gCTCCGGAATCCAGTTGCCTAccacagctgctgctgctgccgccactGCCCAGGCTGCTGCTGCCTTGCAACTGAATGGGACGGTTCCCTTGGGGGCCCTGAACCCTGCGGCTCTGACTG ctctgaGTCCAGCCCTGAACCTCGCCTCCCAGGCAATCGCCTCCCAGTGCTTCCAGCTTTCTAGCCTCTTTACCCCTCAGACCAT GTAA
- the RBM23 gene encoding probable RNA-binding protein 23 isoform X1 — MASDDFDIVIEAMLEAPYKKEEDEQQRKEVKKDGPSNTSMSSTSTSGSSAGGEASKKKRSRSHSKSRDRKRSRSRERDRHRRRSSRSRSRDRQRRHRSRSRDRRHSSETRSRDRRREDRVRYRSPPLAAGRRYAHSKSPHFREKSPVREPIDNLSPEERDARTVFCMQLAARIRPRDLEDFFSAVGKVRDVRIISDRNSRRSKGIAYVEFCEIQSVPLAIGLTGQRLLGVPIIVQASQAEKNRLAAMANNLQKGNSGPMRLYVGSLHFNITEDMLRGIFEPFGKIDNIVLMKDSDTGRSKGYGFITFSDSECARRALEQLNGFELAGRPMRVGHVTERLDGGTDITFPDGDQELDLGSAGGRLQLVAKLAEGSGIQLPTTAAAAAATAQAAAALQLNGTVPLGALNPAALTALSPALNLASQAIASQCFQLSSLFTPQTM; from the exons ATGGCGTCCGATGACTTTGATATAGTGATTGAAGCCATGCTGGAGGCTCCCTATAAAAAAGAGGAG GatgaacagcaaaggaaagaggttAAAAAAGATGGCCCTAGCAACACCAGCATGAGCAGTACCAGCACCAGTGGGAGCAGCGCCGGTGGGGAGGCAAGCAA GAAGAAGAGGAGTCGGAGCCATAGTAAAAGCAGGGATAGAAAGCGCAG CCGCAGTCGGGAGCGGGACCGGCACAGGCGGAGAAGCAGTCGGAGCCGAAGTCGAGACCGGCAGCGTCGCCACCGCAGCCGGAGCCGGGACCGGCGGCACAGCAGTGAGACACGCAGTCGGGACCGGCGGCGTGAGGACCGCGTGCGCTACAGGAGCCCGCCGCTTGCTGCTGG GCGCAGGTACGCACACAGTAAGAGTCCTCATTTCAGAGAAAAGAGCCCGGTCAG GGAGCCCATTGATAATCTGAGTCCCGAGGAACGTGATGCCCGCACGGTTTTCTGTATGCAGTTAGCTGCCCGCATTCGGCCTCGGGACTTGGAGGACTTTTTCTCTGCTGTCGGCAAG GTTCGTGATGTCCGAATCATCTCCGATCGGAACTCCCGGCGTTCTAAGGGCATCGCCTACGTGGAATTCTGTGAAATCCAGTCTGTGCCACTGGCCATTGGGCTGACTGGGCAACGGCTGCTTGGAGTGCCCATCATTGTCCAGGCTTCACAG GCTGAGAAAAACCGACTGGCAGCCATGGCCAACAACCTGCAGAAGGGCAACAGCGGGCCAATGCGCCTCTATGTGGGCTCCCTGCACTTCAATATCACGGAGGACATGCTCCGGGGCATCTTTGAGCCCTTCGGCAAA ATTGATAATATTGTCCTGATGAAGGACTCAGATACAGGCCGTTCTAAAGGTTATGGTTTCATTACG TTCTCAGACTCCGAGTGTGCCCGGCGGGCCCTGGAACAGCTGAATGGCTTCGAGCTTGCTGGTCGACCTATGCGAGTTGGCCATGTGACCGAGCGACTGGATGGTGGCACAGACATCACTTTTCCGGATGGGGACCAGGAGCTGGATCTGGGATCTGCAGGTGGACGTTTGCAGCTCGTGGCCAAATTGGCAGAAG gCTCCGGAATCCAGTTGCCTAccacagctgctgctgctgccgccactGCCCAGGCTGCTGCTGCCTTGCAACTGAATGGGACGGTTCCCTTGGGGGCCCTGAACCCTGCGGCTCTGACTG ctctgaGTCCAGCCCTGAACCTCGCCTCCCAGGCAATCGCCTCCCAGTGCTTCCAGCTTTCTAGCCTCTTTACCCCTCAGACCATGTGA
- the PRMT5 gene encoding protein arginine N-methyltransferase 5 isoform X2 produces MRAPNSGTKRDRLVIPERQGFDFLCMPVFHPRFKREFTQEPAKNRPGPQTRSDLLLSGRDWNTLIVGKLSPWIRPDSKVEKIRRNSEAAMLQELNFGAYLGLPAFLLPLNQEDNTNLARVLTNHIHTGHHSSMFWMRVPLVAPEDLRDDIIENAPSTHTEEYSGEEKTWMWWHNFRTLCDYSKRIAVALEIGADLPSNHVIDRWLGEPIKAAILPTSIFLTNKKGFPVLSKMHQRLIFRLLKLEVQFIITGTNHHSEKEFCSYLQYLEYLSQNRPPPNAYELFAKGYEDYLQSPLQPLMDNLESQTYEVFEKDPIKYSQYQQAIYKCLLDRVPDEEKDTNVQVLMVLGAGRGPLVNASLRAAKQADRRIKLYAVEKNPNAVVTLENWQFEEWGSQVTVVSSDMREWVAPEKADIIVSELLGSFADNELSPECLDGAQHFLKDDGVSIPGEYTSFLAPISSSKLYNEVRACREKDRDPEAQFEMPYVVRLHNFHQLSAPQPCFTFSHPNRDPLIDNNRYCTLEFPVEVNTVLHGFAGYFETVLYQDITLSIRPETHSPGMFSWFPILFPIKQPITVREGQTICVRFWRCSNSKKVWYEWAVTAPVCSAIHNPTGRSYTIGL; encoded by the exons ATGCGGGCTCCGAACTCGGGGACGAAGAGGGACAGACTAGTCATCCCGgagaggcaggg GTTTGATTTCCTCTGCATGCCTGTCTTCCACCCGCGTTTCAAGAGGGAGTTCACTCAGGAACCTGCTAAGAATCGGCCTGGCCCCCAGACACGATCAGACCTACTGCTGTCAGGAAGGG ACTGGAATACGCTAATTGTGGGAAAGCTTTCTCCATGGATTCGTCCAGACTCAAAAGTGGAGAAGATCCGCAGGAACTCCGAGGCG GCCATGTTACAGGAGCTGAATTTTGGGGCATATTTGGGTCTTCCAGCTTTCCTGCTGCCCCTAAATCAGGAAGATAACACAAACTTGGCCAGGGTTTTGACCAACCACATCCACACTGGCCACCACTCATCCATG TTCTGGATGCGGGTACCCTTGGTGGCTCCAGAGGACCTTAGAGATGATATCATTGAGAATGCACCAAGTACACATACAGAGGAGTATAGTGGAGAGGAGAAGACATGGATGTG GTGGCACAACTTCCGGACCTTGTGTGACTATAGCAAGAGGATTGCGGTGG CTCTTGAAATTGGGGCTGACCTCCCATCTAATCATGTCATTGATCGTTGGCTTGGGGAGCCCATCAAAGCAGCCATTCTCCCCACCAGCATTTTCCTGACCAATAAGAAGGGATTTCCGGTTCTTTCTAAGATGCACCAGAGGCTGATCTTTCGGCTCCTCAAG TTGGAAGTACAGTTCATCATCACAGGCACCAATCACCACTCAGAGAAGGAGTTCTGCTCTTATCTCCAGTACCTGGAATACTTGAGTCAGAACCGCCCTCCACCCAATGCCTACGAACTCTTTGCCAAGGGCTATGAAGACTATCTGCAGTCCCCACTCCAG CCACTGATGGACAATCTGGAATCTCAGACATATGAAGTGTTTGAAAAGGACCCCATCAAATACTCTCAGTATCAGCAG gcCATCTATAAATGTCTGTTAGATCGAGTGCCAGATGAAGAGAAGGATACCAATGTGCA GGTGCTAATGGTTCTGGGAGCAGGCCGGGGTCCCCTGGTAAACGCTTCCCTGCGGGCAGCCAAGCAGGCTGACCGGCGGATAAAGCTGTACGCTGTGGAGAAGAACCCAAATGCCGTGGTGAC GCTAGAGAACTGGCAGTTTGAAGAATGGGGAAGCCAGGTGACAGTAGTCTCATCGGACATGCGGGAATGGGTGGCTCCAGAGAAAGCAGACATCATCGTCAGTGAGCTTCTGGGCTCATTCGCTGACAACGAACTGTCACCTGAGTGCCTGGATGGAGCCCAACACTTCCTAAAAG ATGACGGTGTGAGCATCCCTGGGGAGTACACCTCCTTTCTGGctcccatctcctcctccaaGCTGTACAATGAGGTCCGAGCCTGTCGGGAAAAGGACCGAGACCCTGAG GCCCAGTTTGAGATGCCTTACGTGGTGCGGCTACACAACTTCCACCAGCTCTCTGCGCCCCAGCCCTGTTTCACCTTCAGCCATCCCAATAGAG ATCCTCTGATTGACAACAACCGCTACTGTACCTTGGAGTTTCCCGTGGAGGTGAACACAGTGCTACATGGCTTTGCAGGCTACTTTGAGACTGTGCTTTATCAGGACATCACCCTGA GTATCCGTCCAGAGACTCACTCTCCTGGGATGTTCTCATGGTTTCCCATCCTCTTCCCCATTAAG CAGCCCATTACGGTACGTGAAGGCCAGACCATCTGTGTGCGTTTCTGGCGATGCAGCAATTCCAAGAAGGTGTGGTATGAGTGGGCTGTGACAGCACCAGTCTGTTCTGCTATTCACAACCCCACAGGCCGCTCATACACCATCGGCCTCTAG
- the PRMT5 gene encoding protein arginine N-methyltransferase 5 isoform X4, producing the protein MLQELNFGAYLGLPAFLLPLNQEDNTNLARVLTNHIHTGHHSSMFWMRVPLVAPEDLRDDIIENAPSTHTEEYSGEEKTWMWWHNFRTLCDYSKRIAVALEIGADLPSNHVIDRWLGEPIKAAILPTSIFLTNKKGFPVLSKMHQRLIFRLLKLEVQFIITGTNHHSEKEFCSYLQYLEYLSQNRPPPNAYELFAKGYEDYLQSPLQPLMDNLESQTYEVFEKDPIKYSQYQQAIYKCLLDRVPDEEKDTNVQVLMVLGAGRGPLVNASLRAAKQADRRIKLYAVEKNPNAVVTLENWQFEEWGSQVTVVSSDMREWVAPEKADIIVSELLGSFADNELSPECLDGAQHFLKDDGVSIPGEYTSFLAPISSSKLYNEVRACREKDRDPEAQFEMPYVVRLHNFHQLSAPQPCFTFSHPNRDPLIDNNRYCTLEFPVEVNTVLHGFAGYFETVLYQDITLSIRPETHSPGMFSWFPILFPIKQPITVREGQTICVRFWRCSNSKKVWYEWAVTAPVCSAIHNPTGRSYTIGL; encoded by the exons ATGTTACAGGAGCTGAATTTTGGGGCATATTTGGGTCTTCCAGCTTTCCTGCTGCCCCTAAATCAGGAAGATAACACAAACTTGGCCAGGGTTTTGACCAACCACATCCACACTGGCCACCACTCATCCATG TTCTGGATGCGGGTACCCTTGGTGGCTCCAGAGGACCTTAGAGATGATATCATTGAGAATGCACCAAGTACACATACAGAGGAGTATAGTGGAGAGGAGAAGACATGGATGTG GTGGCACAACTTCCGGACCTTGTGTGACTATAGCAAGAGGATTGCGGTGG CTCTTGAAATTGGGGCTGACCTCCCATCTAATCATGTCATTGATCGTTGGCTTGGGGAGCCCATCAAAGCAGCCATTCTCCCCACCAGCATTTTCCTGACCAATAAGAAGGGATTTCCGGTTCTTTCTAAGATGCACCAGAGGCTGATCTTTCGGCTCCTCAAG TTGGAAGTACAGTTCATCATCACAGGCACCAATCACCACTCAGAGAAGGAGTTCTGCTCTTATCTCCAGTACCTGGAATACTTGAGTCAGAACCGCCCTCCACCCAATGCCTACGAACTCTTTGCCAAGGGCTATGAAGACTATCTGCAGTCCCCACTCCAG CCACTGATGGACAATCTGGAATCTCAGACATATGAAGTGTTTGAAAAGGACCCCATCAAATACTCTCAGTATCAGCAG gcCATCTATAAATGTCTGTTAGATCGAGTGCCAGATGAAGAGAAGGATACCAATGTGCA GGTGCTAATGGTTCTGGGAGCAGGCCGGGGTCCCCTGGTAAACGCTTCCCTGCGGGCAGCCAAGCAGGCTGACCGGCGGATAAAGCTGTACGCTGTGGAGAAGAACCCAAATGCCGTGGTGAC GCTAGAGAACTGGCAGTTTGAAGAATGGGGAAGCCAGGTGACAGTAGTCTCATCGGACATGCGGGAATGGGTGGCTCCAGAGAAAGCAGACATCATCGTCAGTGAGCTTCTGGGCTCATTCGCTGACAACGAACTGTCACCTGAGTGCCTGGATGGAGCCCAACACTTCCTAAAAG ATGACGGTGTGAGCATCCCTGGGGAGTACACCTCCTTTCTGGctcccatctcctcctccaaGCTGTACAATGAGGTCCGAGCCTGTCGGGAAAAGGACCGAGACCCTGAG GCCCAGTTTGAGATGCCTTACGTGGTGCGGCTACACAACTTCCACCAGCTCTCTGCGCCCCAGCCCTGTTTCACCTTCAGCCATCCCAATAGAG ATCCTCTGATTGACAACAACCGCTACTGTACCTTGGAGTTTCCCGTGGAGGTGAACACAGTGCTACATGGCTTTGCAGGCTACTTTGAGACTGTGCTTTATCAGGACATCACCCTGA GTATCCGTCCAGAGACTCACTCTCCTGGGATGTTCTCATGGTTTCCCATCCTCTTCCCCATTAAG CAGCCCATTACGGTACGTGAAGGCCAGACCATCTGTGTGCGTTTCTGGCGATGCAGCAATTCCAAGAAGGTGTGGTATGAGTGGGCTGTGACAGCACCAGTCTGTTCTGCTATTCACAACCCCACAGGCCGCTCATACACCATCGGCCTCTAG